In a single window of the Mustelus asterias chromosome 3, sMusAst1.hap1.1, whole genome shotgun sequence genome:
- the mfsd8l1 gene encoding major facilitator superfamily domain-containing protein 8: protein MEQRTKRRLTNITIGLLFLFSGIEYAVILPTIWAYLQTLDAEPYFLGLGLSAFSFSGLIASPIFGHVSDKTQRTKAIILFANLFEIAGNFMYFMGYSKWLLLGSRLVAGIGTGAGACIFGYLTRSTTTEERATVFAVVMAARQAGLLIGPGFNLFLRLCNFNLGPFKVNKYTSPGLFMCLMWIILQVIIIFMYYDLPLVPKRKSQRRLISAEEEEEPLVHDDDGNYAAAENNQYGSINEDEKLRVPPINEMDGENSTVDDHQNIPNGHIDEDCKTNDNPFHNFSATKEYLREEVVVVLTAQFITLFNQTALETMVTPITQKYFNFGELENSLMYCMCGVEVIVGFFLVRWLSTRFTDRVILAAGLVICNISCIWCLIFLANPKGSFAILLSEFVVGVFLQILGLPFVAVSQVSLFSKVTAEKTQGFSQGFRRSIGGLATILGPMWAGGLTNNLYIMLGVMMGLLTLLTIMMILSYSYLVEPPPTLISTVNRSNIDDDC from the exons CTGTAATACTTCCAACAATCTGGGCATATCTTCAGACGCTTGATGCAGAACCTTATTTTCTGGGTCTGGGGCTCTCTGCGTTCAGTTTTAGTGGGCTGATTGCAAGCCCCATCTTTGGACATGTTTCAGATAAAACACAAAGGACAAAGGCCATCATATTATTTGCTAATTTATTTGAGATTGCAG GAAACTTTATGTACTTCATGGGATATTCAAAATGGTTACTACTTGGTAGTCGGCTAGTAGCAG GTATAGGTACAGGAGCTGGTGCATGCATTTTTGGATACCTTACTCGTTCTACCACAACAGAGGAACGGGCTACAGTATTTGCTGTTGTCATGGCTGCACGACAGGCTGGGCTGCTGATTG GACCAGGATTTAACCTGTTCCTGAGACTTTGCAACTTCAACCTAGGACCATTTAAAGTGAATAAATACACATCACCTGGG TTGTTCATGTGTCTTATGTGGATCATTCTTCAAGTGATAATAATTTTTATGTATTATGACCTTCCATTGGTTCCCAAACGCAAATCTCAAAGAAGACTAATttcagctgaggaggaggaagaacctTTGGTTCATGATGATGATGGGAATTATGCAGCTGCAGAGAACAATCAGTATGGTAGCATTAATGAAGATGAAAAATTACGTGTTCCACCAATTAATGAAATGGATGGTGAAAATAGCACAGTAGATGACCATCAAAATATCCCTAATGGACACATTGATGAAGATTGCAAAACAAATGATAATCCATTCCACAATTTTAGTGCTACTAAAG AATACCTACGAGAGGAAGTTGTGGTTGTCCTTACTGCACAATTCATTACACTATTCAATCAGACTGCTTTAGAG ACAATGGTTACTCCTATTACACAAAAGTATTTTAACTTTGGAGAATTGGAGAACAGTTTGATGTACTGTATGTGTGGTGTAGAG GTCATAGTTGGATTCTTTCTTGTGAGGTGGCTAAGCACGAGGTTTACCGATCGAGTAATCCTGGCAGCGGGCCTTGTCATTTGCAACATTTCTTGTATTTGGTGTTTAATTTTCCTGGCAAACCCAAAAG GGAGTTTTGCCATTTTGCTATCAGAGTTTGTGGTAGGTGTGTTTCTCCAAATTCTGGGGTTGCCATTTGTTGCTGTTTCTCAAGTGTCTTTGTTTTCAAAAGTTACAGCTGAGAAAACACAAG GATTCAGTCAAGGATTCCGTCGTTCAATAGGTGGACTTGCCACTATATTGGGTCCTATGTGGGCAGGAGGATTAACTAATAATCTTTACATAATGTTAGGAGTCATGATGGGTCTACTGACACTTCTGACT ATAATGATGATATTATCATACAGCTACTTGGTTGAACCTCCCCCAACCCTGATTTCAACTGTGAACAGAAGCAATATAGACGATGATTGCTGA